The genomic region GCCTTATCAGCAAAGCATTCCTCCCCAAGGGCAACAGAGTTCACAACCGCAAACTCTGCATAATGCACAAGCGCAACCACTGGCAAATCAACAAGAATATAAAGCTGCATTCCCCCAGAGGGAGGAAGATGATTTTcaacaaagaaatcaaattGGTGTTTCTCCATCCCGGTTTCAACAAGCGGGAGCCTCATCTGTGCAGAATCTTCCTACTGGGACCAATCCAGTACAAATGCCACAGAGGTCTGTTCATCAAGGCCCAACTCAACAATTTGGTGGCCCTTTGGGAAACATGCAACATCCTTCCTCTTTTGGTCACTTGCAGCAACCAGGGGCTGATTTGGCTCACCATCAACATGGTTCTAGGTTCCAAAGTCAAATGGACCCAGCAATGATACACGGTCAGCAGTCAAATGGGCCTCCTGCTGGATTAAGAATGGGTCATGAAAATAATTTCCACGGTCAAGGTGGAAATGACTATTACTTCAATAGTAACAATGAAGGGACGACAGGTCCTCAGCAGCCCAAGCTTGCATCTATTCCGATTGCAAAAAGCCAGCAGGTATCTCTTAATTTATATCACTGTCATGTTCTGTTAGGTTTCCATGTAAGTTATTTAACTTTAAATCCATTCTTCAAAAGTTAACTGATTTCTCATTACatcatgtcatttttttttcaggagATGAGTGGTGGCCCTCCATTTCAAAATGCTACACCTGGTCATTCCAATGCCCTGAATACCATGCCTGGTCATTCCATGCATAATGTGTACAGTCATGCAACAGGTGCTCCACCATTCCCAAATAACTCTTTGGTGAAGCCCCCTTATGTCAGGCCTACAAGTCTCACTAGTCTCTCACCTGTTGAAGTTTATCGTCAACAACATGAAGTTACTGCATCGGTCTGTATTTCTGTTTGCTTGTGATCTATTTGTGGGAATGTAGGAATGCTcgtaaattttagtttatacaGCACAGAAAATGGTTTTGAGGAGATGGGTACGATATGATATTGGTTTTGATAAGAGATGGTGCTCTATTGTTTATAGTTATTATAGACACAGTAGTATGTTAAACTAATGTTAATTCTTTATGACCTCAATTTTTGCATTTaattgcatagggtgacaatgTACCTGCACCATTTATGACATTTGAAGACACTGGTTTTCCTCCAGAGATATTGAGAGAGGTAAGTTACATTCCCCTAGACTTGTTCTTTCTCTGAATATAAAATATCCAATATGAGATCCATGCCATTCCATTTTTGTATTAGTATTTGTCTTCTACTTTTGAACTCATGAGTTCTCACTTATCGCAGGTGCGATATTTGCTCCGGAGGAGGAGCATATGTCGTACGCTGCACTGCTATTGGCACACTTACACATGCAACAACTATTCTGATTTTTGGAGGCTGCAAAATGAACTGTTGGAGCCTTTCTTGTGCATCTTCTAAAAGGGTGGTTGGCCCTTCATCCAAATCACACCTTATGTGACTGGGATTTCTTGCTTAATGGCTCCACCTGTTATGTCTTTATGCCCTCTTTTGTTGCCTCAAGTTGCTTGTGTAAGCAACCATATACCCATGGGCTTTTTTGTCATCTTACTCTTCTATCaatacaaaattttattgatatttgTTTGGTTGTAGTCTATCTTTATGTGAGACATTCTAAAACTTTTTTCTGATCACTTAGACCTATGTTATTGGTTCAGATTCATGCTGCTGGCTTCGCATCTCCCACGCCAATTCAGGCACAAACATGGCCAATTGCTCTTCAAAGTAGGGATATAGTTGCAATTGCAAAAACTGGTTCTGGAAAAACTTTGGGCTATTTGATGCCTGCATTCATTCTTCTTAGACAACGCCATAATAATTCTCAGAATGGCCCAACAGTCCTGGTTTTGGCCCCAACACGGGAGCTTGCAACACAGATACAAGATGAGGTTTTGAAATTTGGGCGAGCTTCTAGGGTATCTTGCACGGTGGGTGCTCATTGCTTGACTTTATTGATACGATAGCTTCATTTTTTCAGTTCATTTTGGTTTGTATGTTTTATTCACTGTGATTGAACGTCATGATTCCAGTGCTTGTATGGTGGAGCTCCGAAGGGCCCTCAGCTAAAAGAGTTAGATCGTGGAGCAGACATAGTTGTGGCAACTCCTGGTCGTCTTAATGACATATTggaaatgaagaaaattgatTTTCGGCAAGTTTCTCTACTTGTACTTGATGAAGCAGATCGAATGCTTGACATGGGTTTTGAACCTCAAATCCGTAAAATCGTGGATCAAATACCCCCGCACAGACAAACTCTTATGTACACAGCAACATGGCCCAAAGAAGTAAGAAAAATAGCAAGTGATCTTCTTGTTAATCCTGTACAAGTGAATATTGGCAGCGTTAATGAGCTTGCTGCAAACAAGGCTATCACACAGGTaattctttctttctgttttcctttcttttttttctttttttttttttgtgttttgactAGTGCACGGACTCTGGGATAATGTAACTAGTTAAAATTCCAATCAGAAACTTTTAGAAAGGTCTATCACTTTGTGTATTGCACAGTCTAggataatgataaaaagtaTAAATTTAAAGTTAGTCTCACAGACCTTGCATCTGAGGAACTTTGTCTTATATGGTTAATATATGGGACATATGCCACTTAGCCTGCAAATTAGTCCTAGCTTTGTCATAGGTTTTCTAGTACATGCATCATGGATGGTAGGCTAGGACTAGTTTAGTGTGAGCGGGATTATCTAGTGAAAGTAGGGATGAAGTTGATGAGAATGTCTATGATTTATGGAAGCAATGATGAACAGTTAGGTAATTTAGTATATTAATGTGCTATGATCATAGAAACTACAATTTTCATACCTGGTGCTTTATATTTTCAGTTTTGATCAGTACGGTACTCACATAAGAAATCTTACTTATGCAAAATATTTTCTATTAAACTTAAATCTAATTATAACACAGAACCATAAGCTTTGTCGTATACTTCAGTTCTGGCTCACAACTATAAGCTCCCACACGGAATAATTATATACAACTGGTCAGTGTGATGGTCGATCTCCTTTTTTTATGTGCATCTGGTGCAGAGGGTTTTTCAAAAGCACACATAGGGTGGAATACATTTGTACTATTAACTTGTTTGTGAAGTGGGAACCTTTTTATATGTTAAAAAAGAAGTAGGaacctttttagtttttattgcTTCACTTCgcaaaattatttgtttataaatCTGCAGTACGTTGAAGTTGTCCCACAAATGGAGAAGCAAAGGCGTTTGGAGCAGATCCTGAGATCCCAAGAACGAGGTTCTAAGATCATTGTCTTTTGTTCCACCAAGAGGTTGTGTGATCAGATTGCACGTAGTATTGGACGCACTTTTGGGGCTGCTGCAATTCACGGGGACAAGTCTCAAGGTGAGCGAGACTGGGTTTTAAATCAGTTCCGGAGTGGAAAATGCCCAATATTAGTTGCCACTGACGTTGCTGCTCGTGGGCTTGACATCAAAGATATAAGGTTATCTCATTTCAAAGCACTTTCTTTATTTCCAATTTAACATGTTCAGTTTATGAATGAAAAAATAACGACGATCATTGGGACAAAGATCATGATTGAGCTTAGAATTTAGACCTCGGCTTTGGTTCAAAGACATTGTACTTAGAGTTGAGTTTCACATGTTATAGGGTGGTGGTAAACTATGATTTCCCTACTGGTGTGGAAGACTATGTTCACCGAATTGGAAGAACTGGGAGGGCTGGCGCAACTGGGGTGTCATACACCTTTTTCTCTGAGCAAGACTGGAAATATGCAGCTGATTTGATTAAAGTTCTGGAGGGAGCTAACCAGCAAGTGCCTCCAGAGGTGCGAGAGATTGCTCTACGTGGTGGGCCTGGTTTTGGCAAGGATAGGAATCCGATGAACCGTTTTGATTCTGGTGGGCCTGTTAATGGTGCTGCTGGACGTTGGGATTCCGGTGGCCGTGATGGAATGAGGGATGGGGGTTTTGGTGGTCGTGGCAGTACGAGGGATGGGGGCTTTGGAGGTCGTGGTGGCATGAGGGATGGTGGTTTTGGTGGTCGTGGCGGCATGCGAGATGGCAACTTTGGAGGTCGTGGCAGCATGCGAGATGGCAACTTTGGCGGTCGTGAGGGCCCTAGGGATGGTGCTGGTAGCGGCCGAGGTGGGAGAGGCGATTTCTTTTCTGGGCCTGGAAACAGGGGCCGAGGATTTGGTGGTCCTGGTGGTGGTAATGTTGGTTGGGGTAGAAGTGGCAGTGGCCCGCAAGATCGGTACAACAGTATGGCTGGCCGTGGGGGACGTGGACGGGGACGATTTGATAATAGAGTTGATTTTCCTGACAGGAGCAGAGGCAGAAACTATAGCCGTAGCCCTGACAGAGTTCGAACATGGGATATTAACAGAAGCAGAAGCCGGAGTCGAAGCCGCAGCCGTAGCTGGAGTAGGAGTAGGAGTCGGAGCTGGACCAGGAGTCGTAGCCGGAGCTGGTCCCGTGACCGTAGCCGAAGTCATAGTCGCAACCGTAGTCGGAGCCCCAGTTATGAAAGATATGAGAGGCCGCCACGTGTgtcaaaatttgatatgaagGATCCTGTTCCCGAATCTGTGGTTCCACCTGTACCAGAGATGCTTCCTACGTCCCCAGACACACAAGTCAATGTATATCCAGACACCAAGCCCGTGGGGGAACTGCCAGTGGTTGAGCAAACGGGGCTAGTGGATACACAGGGCGGAGGAGACCCTTCCCATCACTCATTGATTTAACCTGAGAGCGGTCAACGGAGTCTTTCTTTCCAGGCCTTGGGTGGTGCATTTATGTCGGTTTTTGTTGGTCAAGTGGCTCGCTTATCCCAATCTGCGAAGCTGGCTTTCTAGTGTGAGAATACTTGCAGTAAGTTGGGGCTGGGCTTCCTTGTGTGGTGCATTTACGTCGGTTTTCCTGAGAATACTTGCTGAAGTGCTCTACTGCTTCTGCTGGTGGTGGAAGGTCATGTCGGGTAATTGGCGATAGTTCTGGACGATGGATGTGTTAGGGTGGCTCTAGAAAACTCTTTTTATGAACGGCCTAATATTTTGATCATCAACAGTTGAATTTGAGTATTGGAGAGCACGTTCACTCGTCGGATTATTGGTGTCTTTGTGTGAGAAATTGGGAAAGACGCGTATTACACCTTGAATTCTAGGTGTTTAATTTTACTAGATTTTGTCATGAATTATCCTATTTTTTCAAATGAACTCTTTGATGTTTaatctccatctctctctctctctctcacacacacacacacacacagcaGAGTGTTCAGGAATTTGTAGGTAGATGCAATGTGCTTTAGGTACTACTAATGGAAGCCTTGGCGCAAAACCTAGCAACTGCCGTTTAGGATTCATAGAGCCAATCCACTTAATGAAGCaaggttttgttgttgtatgtATATGATTTCTAGTTAGGCACTTGGGTGTGATTCTTGCCTCTCATTTCCTCTGTTTTATGCTGTAAAGTCGCAAAACGATTTAGTGATGGGTTGTTTAGTTCGCCTCTTTATAGGTTGCCGGTACATCTCGGGATTTTTTTCTAGAGATATTTTCTCATGCAATTAAATTTTAGCTTTTGTCATGTCTCACTTCAATAAACATCTGTCATGTGCTTGAAACATTCGCTACTTGTCTAGAACAATTATCACATGGTGATAAGACGACATGAGAGAATAAAAGAATTTCTCCTTCATTGATTTCTGCCTGATTAGACTAAACTTGTCACCGTGTTTAGCATATAGGTGTTTCTTCAGGTGAACAAAGGGCCCTAATTGCCCTTTAGAAGGTTGAAGCAATGAACATTTTAGCTTATCGCGTACATAACGAATATTTTCATGGAAAAGACATCCACATGCAAGCAAGCATATAGTTTTTCAGATTTCCAAATTATCAAGTGTCTTTCGTTTATCAGTTTCACGAGCATATGACTGACAAAGCAAATGCATCAGAGCTCTTATTGTTCTCAAGCCTGATAAATATTTTACGGCATGAGTTCACATCCATGAGATATCTCAATTTAATAAGGTATTGTCGTTTATACTTTTCATCCACGTACAATGCTTTATTAGATTAGAATAGTAGACAATGACGATGAACTCGTTCCGATTAGAAAGCACCCTACCTATtatagtaattaaaaaaaatatatatcaaacaTTAAGAGTTGttctttgtttaatttcttgttcaataatatttttttttttacaaaatcacATTAATActgttattattcttatatcAAACAAATTAACCTAGTATGACAAATTTGAACAAATAAGGGTGCACAACACAACATTACAATTAATAGGAGGCATTATATACTGAAGCGGTAGTTTACGATTCGgtgatatttattttcatttataagtttgaagtttgataactcaaacagattgtaagttTGAAGCCTAATTAGTATGACAGACGTATTAGAAAAAAGCACACCAAGAATAATAGGAAAAATCATCTTCTCAAGTATCAACTAATAAAGGCAAGTTTCCCCCCAACAATTAAGTCAAGATAAggtaaacccaaaaaaaaaaaaaagagaaaaaaagaggaatgaaaataataaacttgtttaattttgttgtctttattgtatttaaaaataattttttatccaaaaataaaatgtctTTCTCTTTAAACTTTGTGTTATATTgacatttggttttattttaatCATTAATTTGGAAATTATTTTGCATATCCCAGATTATGGTTGGATTAGAATACTCTCATCTATTGTAAGAGGGGCTTCATGACTCACCGCATCTTAAAATCATATACATAATTGCTCTCAATACTTATGTTCAAGCTTTGGAGGGCTTTTAACGGCACCACACTGGTACTACTACTAGTATCACCACAATAGCCTCTCTTTGTTTCAAAGGATttcaaaggaaaattttattgcTCGACTAAATTCAAACACTCCCTCTCAAATTTTTAATTCACAAGATGTCGCATTTCgttcttaagtgtttagttGATAAACATATTCATTATTCTGAAAAAGATGTCtaatttaatgaatatttttgaCGTTAGCTTATATTAAATCTCAGACGGtgaattcaattaatttataaatataaaattaaaaattaaataaatttgaatatgGGCCGTAGGATAACCTGTCCATTTGAGTATATGCTGTCTGATTAAGTCAAAGAGCCGTTTGACTTATTATTCTCCCCGACATGTCCATGCGCGTGGGACCCAAGCGTGTTTGCTTTGAAAAACTAGAGGGCGTGGGGGCGTAAAAGCCATGCAGCTTGGAGAAATGAGTTTTAATCCGAAACTCATTTTTGGTTCAAGAGTGGAAGCAAGTTGggataaatttaaaatctaaaatttgagttttactggAAATATTATAGTAGATCCGAACcaataatttgaaattttttttttcgaaaaaagaaaaaagaacaaaaaaaaaaagaaaagaaaattgcacCCGCCACTCTTATGCTATAGCTGTGTCGGCACATCTGTGAAAACTGGATTGCACCTTTTTTTAGAACAAACCACAGGCACAGGCAGCGtagtttacccaaaaaaaaaaaaaaaaccacaggCAGCGAGCATGACACCACTCTCCCAGAACGGCGTCGTTGCAAGTTATTAGCGGACCAGACAAAATTCACCAGTTTCCCGCTAGGCATTTTCCGCGTGGCGGTATTCGAGTTTTCCCATTGCCGCTCAGGGGGTAATCTCGACATTTAATATACCGCGAAATTGAAAAGTTTCCCACTCCCTGAAACGCAGCGTATTGCGGGAATCTCTCTTTTGCTCTCTCTATATTAAACACATTCACACCCCAAAAccgccttctctctctctctctttctctctttctccctccttTCCGTCTTCCTTAATGGTTAGGGTTTCTTAAGCGCGTCTGGTTCGcccacaaaaatatatatacatattatatataatgtTGCAGAAAAGCCCCTCTACTCTCTGCAAATTCATCGATTCCCGTCTCCTAGAACTTTCTGGGTCAACCATGGATTGATTCAACTTATTTCTTGGTAATTCCCCTCACTCCTCAAATTTTTCCCTTCCTCGTTTACGTCCTTGCTTATAAATTCAGCAACTGAGCTTTTTCCGAACTCAAATTTATAGTCTCCTTGCAGTTTCGTCCGTGTCTTCTATTTTTCTCTGCGTTTACAGGTTCCGTGCTCGATTTCTTGAGCATTAGAAGGTAGTTGAGGTTAGGAATATAGtttaatttctcaaaaaaaaatatcccTAATATTTTTGTTAGAGTTGTTGAATTTTCGCGTTGATTAGGTTTTGTGTCTGTTTTTAAGATTAATCAGAtctaattttatttggtattgCTCGGGACATGTTAATTTTTGATATGGTTGCCATATGGTAGCTGCAAATTCATACCTCAGTTACTCTCTGtaagcaaaaattaaaataaataagtttAGTTACACTCCCTAAATTGGGGTCAAGAATCGTGTCGATTGCTGCTTATGATTATCTGGTGGAGAAGAAGCCAATTCTTCTGTTCTATTGTTTGGGTATTCTTTGATTGATTTGAACAGTGTTTGATTTGTGCCGGCATTGTTGATAACGGGAACAAATTTTGTTACCGATTTCTAGAGAGAGTTTACTCTTTTGAGGATGGTTCTGCATTTTACTTTCCTGACTCTACCGAATGATGACATTCTGTATCGTGGTATTGTATAGGGGTGGCAGTTCTGGAATGGAAATGTATAATGTTCCCGAGCATTCGAATGATGAGGTTTATATGGTATGTTATTACTAATCTTCCGACATTGGATTGAGCAGTAATATTTCTTGCGTGGTGGATTCAGTTTGTGACTTCTTGCTGATTTGATAAATGATTGTGTCTTGGCTTTTAGATTCCAAACGTGGAACAAAACCTGCGTTTTCCAACTCCCTTTGAACAAGTTGAAGCCATGTACAACGAAGGAGCTCCTGAGTTTGTTGTTGATCAGGGCATTTATTATCCCGCTGCCACAAACTATGGGTATTACTGTACAGGTAAATACATTCTACCCTCTCTTTTGGTAGATCAATTTGATGGTTCGTTTGTCTCATTTGTACATTGTGCTGAATAATGTGGACAGGATTTGAATCACCCGGTGAATGGGAGGACCACCGTAGAATTTTTGGCGTTGATGGTCCAGATATCCAGTACACAGTTAGTGATTTATCTCTCTTACACACCCACATACTTCTGTACTTATAGTGATTATTGTGATGATTCTCATAATTCATTTCTTTTTAACAGGGTGCACAAAATGAAAGTTTACCTTTTGTATACTATACACCTGGCTATGGATATGCACAGTCTCCATACAACCCATACAATCCTTACATACCTGGTGCCATGATAGGCGTTGATGGCCAACAGTATACCATCCCCCCTTATCAGAACTCTGTCTCTTCACCTCCCTATATCCCATTTGTTCAACCAGATGCCATTCCCAACACTTCACCTGACTCCTTGTTTGATAATGGAGCATCAGTTACTAGACCCGATGGAAGAGGGGTCAAATATAACTTAAATTCAGCTTCTGGAGGCTTCCCTAACTCCTCGAAGTCCTCTTTAAATCAGATGAATCCCTTGACGAAAGTATCAGAAGGTCAAAGGGGTAATGGATCAAGCAAGCATGCTGCGACACATGGAGGCGTTTCTTCTGGTCGTTTTCCAACCCCAGCCTCATCACATGTTAATCAGGTATTACTCTTTCTGTTCAGTTTTATGGTCTTTTACATGTTTGGAGTTTAATTAAACTAATAGAGTTTCTGGTAGATTATCTTTGTTCACCTATAAAATTGTTACTGTATTGATATCTGGTTCTTTTGAAGACCTTTAAAACAGAGTGTTCTGATTTTTTCCCTTATGCATTCACAGGTTAGAAGTGCATCCAGGTCAATTTCGTCTGTGGATAAACTTCCAAATGGAAAAGTATTGCCTAATAATTTCAAGGTGGAAATCCCCATTGGTAATGGCTTATCTAACTTTGGATCTAGTGCTCAAGGAAGTGTTGCTGTGAGTAAGCTTCGACCAAAGTTTCATGTTGGCAGGGACTTGAATGATGTACATGGTGGCCTAGAGGCATTGGGTGAGCAAAATTGTGGTCCTAGAATCAATAGGTTAAAAAATCAACTAGCTGTGAAAGCCTATACGACCAAGGCAGGAGATTGTGATGCACAAGGAAACATCATTATCCGTACTGATAAATATAATAAGGATGACCTGCCAGTTGACTACGCGGATGCAAAGTTTTTCGTAATAAAATCTTACAGCGAGGATGATGTTCACAAAAGTGTCAAATACAATGTCTGGTCATCCACACCCCATGGCAACAAGAAACTAAATAGTGCATATGAAGATGCTCAAAGAATAGCTGCAGGAAAACATAGAGCCTGTCctatcttccttttcttttcggTGAGTTGTGTTGTACCTGCTGACTATTTTTTGTTGAAGACATATATAATTGTAAACCCTTATCTATTACCTCATTTATAAACCATCTGAAACAAGGTTTTTAGTGATTCATTGGGTTATGCTGATATTGAATTGTCTTTGCACAGGTTAATGCAAGTGGTCAATTCTGTGGCATAGCGGAGATGGGTGGCCCGGTTGACTTTAACAAGGATATGGACTTTTGGCAACAAGATAAATGGAGTGGGAGCTTCCCTGTTAAGTGGCACATCATTAAAGATGTTCCAAATAACAGTTTCAGGCACATTGTATTGGAGAACAATGAAAACAAGCCGGTGACTAATAGCAGGGATACACAAGAGGTAATCTAGATTTTTTTCCCTGTACTACGTTAACTAAATCTTCTGTTGTGGGTGAATAGTTGGGCAACTTTCACAATATGATGTTTtgtagctagctagctagctagcataGAGTCAGAAGTCATGTCTTATGGTTGATCATGTATAGTGGTTACTGAGAAATTTGAATTGGAGGATTGGAACCCACACTGCCGGACCGGGCTGAATGTTAAATGTTTTGTGTGCATCCTACCAGAAGTAGGTTCATAGCTTTTAATTGAAATCTAGGGTATAAGCGTAGGTGCTATGAAAAATGGATTCATCATCATTGGAAAATGGATTTGTATTGTTAGTCTCTGTGCCATCAAGTATGATTTCTTAGGTTAGttgttgattatttttttatactgTGCAGGTCATGTATAAGAAAGGCTTGGAGATTCTGAAAATATTCAAGAACCACACATTGAAGACATCTTTACTTGATGACTTTATGTACTACGAAGACCGTCAGAAAATCATGCAGGAAGAGAGAGGCAGGTTTCTTATCAGAAGCTTCGAAAGTCCATTTTTAGTAACTGGGCTGGGCCCCCCTCGCAAGCTGAACAACTCTGTGGGTGAGCTGCCCTGTATTAAGGAGGAAAAAGACACCAAACTTAACGACGATGCAAACAACTCAAAAAAGATTACAGTCTCTGTTGCTGAGCTGGTTTCCTCCAATATGAGTGCTAAAACAAGTATCAAGAAGGAAAACACTGAGCAGAAGGCAATTGAAGCAAAAGATGATGTTGTGTCTACCTTAGAAGTTGGTTCCCTCACTATTAATCCAAAGCAGGCAGGATCAAAATCTTCAGCAGCTGCTGTTACTAACACCGGAAAGGTTGATGTTGTCACTGTGGGCTCAATGCCCGTAAGAGTTAATGGATATGCTGAATCCTTGGGTAATTTAACGTTTGGAACAATCCCTCTGGATCCTAGAGCGTTACGACTAGAGAAGGGCAGCTCTATTATCGAACAGGCTGCTCAACCTCAACAGAAATGATTAGGAAGTCATTCACAGTTCCTTGTATCGGATAAATTTTGCTTTGTTGGCGGGGTTCATCAAATCCCGGGTTCAATGCCCGTAAGGTAAAATGCAATACTCACTGTGATGTTGTCACTCTTGTTTTTTAACCTCCTTTCCTCTAGTTATTTTGCTCCGGTTGTTTTCTGGTCCTTACTTTCTAGTTACATCCTGGATTTATTGGCGGTAGGGGTGGGGGTTTGTTGCTCAATTCAGGTGGAATATACAGATTGATATCATTCAAGAAATCAAGATACAAAAGAATTCTGTTATTAGCAATTAACATTATCTGTCAGTCCTTGAGAGTAAAGTGGTATTTGTCTCCCTCGTtcagtttgttttattttttgaatgagTGGCTTTTGCACCGCTTTTCTCTTTCTGCACTCTTTATTTCTGACATTTAGATTGAATCGATGCGTGTGGTATAGTATTAGTGAATATTCTTCTTTTCTCGTCCGGCATGCTGCACCGTCTTTTTTGGTGATATGCAATTGATGGCTTCTACTTCTATGACGCGTTTACTAATTCATAATCAAATTAagaggaattggattgaggGAGAATTAGATTGAAggggaattgaaatgagatggaatcagaatcagattcctgttaaagttgtttactaaaattgTTTGGAATCGAAGTAGGAATGATGTTGagttcatataagttgtttactaattcacttcaatcGGTTTGAAAACTAGTTTGATTATTATATTGtccttacataaataaattattttaatactaattaattaaattaaattcttaattaaatttatataataaaattcatctatataagcatatataaataggttttatttaCTTATTAAAAGATGGCAAGAATGATGTTGagttcatataagttgtttactaattcacttcaatcAGAATGAAAACTAAGTTGATAACTAAATAgcccttacataaataaattattttcatactaattaattaaattaaattcttaattaaatttatataattaaattatctatataaaaatatataaataggttttatttatttattaaaaatgacaTAATGAGTGTAAAATGAAAGGCAATGTTAGGATAATAAGAAACAAGTGAGGGCATAATAGGAATAAAAGATGCATTTCCGATTCTCTTACCCTTAGGGAATTCAAATACCTCACAAAACTAGAGAATCCCGTTCCTCCAATTTCAGGAATTGGATTCCTTGTTTCATATGGGCTTCatcactttttttatttcttaatatTTAGTAAGCATCGGAATACTTCGTAATCGAAATTCAATTCCCTTTCCTTATTCCAATTACCCTTATGTAAACGTGCTACTAGTATTTCGTGTAACCTGATGGTGATACAACTCCCAACTTGCTCACCAGGCAGAGGCAGCCCTATTAATTTGACAAAGTGTGGCgatattttcaaccaatcttgttTATTAACATTTCTTTCTTctcatttcttctttttggaAACCTGTAGAAGTACCACTCCATTAAAAAAACATGAGTTCTAGGATTAGGGAAAAtggtagtgttattcacacacatatttttactttttacatgtCTCAATTTTCGGTCGT from Pyrus communis chromosome 4, drPyrComm1.1, whole genome shotgun sequence harbors:
- the LOC137731112 gene encoding YTH domain-containing protein ECT3 isoform X1, which translates into the protein MMTFCIVVLYRGGSSGMEMYNVPEHSNDEVYMIPNVEQNLRFPTPFEQVEAMYNEGAPEFVVDQGIYYPAATNYGYYCTGFESPGEWEDHRRIFGVDGPDIQYTGAQNESLPFVYYTPGYGYAQSPYNPYNPYIPGAMIGVDGQQYTIPPYQNSVSSPPYIPFVQPDAIPNTSPDSLFDNGASVTRPDGRGVKYNLNSASGGFPNSSKSSLNQMNPLTKVSEGQRGNGSSKHAATHGGVSSGRFPTPASSHVNQVRSASRSISSVDKLPNGKVLPNNFKVEIPIGNGLSNFGSSAQGSVAVSKLRPKFHVGRDLNDVHGGLEALGEQNCGPRINRLKNQLAVKAYTTKAGDCDAQGNIIIRTDKYNKDDLPVDYADAKFFVIKSYSEDDVHKSVKYNVWSSTPHGNKKLNSAYEDAQRIAAGKHRACPIFLFFSVNASGQFCGIAEMGGPVDFNKDMDFWQQDKWSGSFPVKWHIIKDVPNNSFRHIVLENNENKPVTNSRDTQEVMYKKGLEILKIFKNHTLKTSLLDDFMYYEDRQKIMQEERGRFLIRSFESPFLVTGLGPPRKLNNSVGELPCIKEEKDTKLNDDANNSKKITVSVAELVSSNMSAKTSIKKENTEQKAIEAKDDVVSTLEVGSLTINPKQAGSKSSAAAVTNTGKVDVVTVGSMPVRVNGYAESLGNLTFGTIPLDPRALRLEKGSSIIEQAAQPQQK
- the LOC137731112 gene encoding YTH domain-containing protein ECT3 isoform X2; this translates as MEMYNVPEHSNDEVYMIPNVEQNLRFPTPFEQVEAMYNEGAPEFVVDQGIYYPAATNYGYYCTGFESPGEWEDHRRIFGVDGPDIQYTGAQNESLPFVYYTPGYGYAQSPYNPYNPYIPGAMIGVDGQQYTIPPYQNSVSSPPYIPFVQPDAIPNTSPDSLFDNGASVTRPDGRGVKYNLNSASGGFPNSSKSSLNQMNPLTKVSEGQRGNGSSKHAATHGGVSSGRFPTPASSHVNQVRSASRSISSVDKLPNGKVLPNNFKVEIPIGNGLSNFGSSAQGSVAVSKLRPKFHVGRDLNDVHGGLEALGEQNCGPRINRLKNQLAVKAYTTKAGDCDAQGNIIIRTDKYNKDDLPVDYADAKFFVIKSYSEDDVHKSVKYNVWSSTPHGNKKLNSAYEDAQRIAAGKHRACPIFLFFSVNASGQFCGIAEMGGPVDFNKDMDFWQQDKWSGSFPVKWHIIKDVPNNSFRHIVLENNENKPVTNSRDTQEVMYKKGLEILKIFKNHTLKTSLLDDFMYYEDRQKIMQEERGRFLIRSFESPFLVTGLGPPRKLNNSVGELPCIKEEKDTKLNDDANNSKKITVSVAELVSSNMSAKTSIKKENTEQKAIEAKDDVVSTLEVGSLTINPKQAGSKSSAAAVTNTGKVDVVTVGSMPVRVNGYAESLGNLTFGTIPLDPRALRLEKGSSIIEQAAQPQQK